One region of Salinirubrum litoreum genomic DNA includes:
- a CDS encoding chromosome partitioning protein ParA produces MILAVAGGKGGVGKSTVALSLAAATDAVLVDADLGMADLPTGRGPDLHDVLTGRADPCEAVRGGPVRLVPCGRSLAGARAADVTRLADAVDTLADEFGDVLVDCPAGLSADVGVPLAVADACLLVASPHRFALADAIRTRELARELDAGLVTVALNRAGEDPPTAAVRRALGAPVVAVPESDALRRSVSAGDPVAPSEPSPAGGAVAELVAALEHCR; encoded by the coding sequence GTGATCCTCGCGGTCGCGGGCGGGAAGGGCGGCGTCGGCAAGTCCACGGTGGCCCTCTCGCTGGCGGCGGCGACCGACGCGGTGCTGGTGGACGCCGACCTCGGGATGGCCGACCTGCCGACCGGTCGCGGGCCGGACCTGCACGACGTGCTGACCGGGCGTGCCGACCCCTGCGAGGCGGTGCGTGGCGGCCCGGTTCGACTCGTCCCCTGCGGGCGGAGTCTCGCGGGTGCGCGGGCCGCCGACGTCACGCGCCTCGCCGACGCGGTCGACACGCTCGCCGACGAGTTCGGCGACGTCCTCGTGGACTGTCCGGCGGGGCTGTCGGCCGACGTGGGCGTCCCGCTGGCGGTCGCGGACGCCTGCCTGCTGGTCGCGTCACCGCACCGGTTCGCGCTGGCCGACGCGATCCGGACGCGGGAACTGGCCCGGGAACTCGACGCCGGTCTCGTCACCGTCGCGCTGAACCGCGCTGGCGAGGATCCGCCGACTGCGGCCGTCCGGCGCGCACTCGGCGCACCGGTCGTCGCGGTGCCCGAGTCCGACGCCCTCCGGCGGTCGGTGTCGGCGGGCGACCCCGTCGCTCCGTCCGAACCCTCGCCGGCAGGCGGTGCTGTCGCCGAACTCGTCGCGGCACTGGAGCACTGTCGCTGA
- a CDS encoding high-potential iron-sulfur protein, whose translation MTGDPNRLRRRLLAATAAAVTAGLAGCASGGDRPTRTTPTPTVPEEYVTATSLNGRARSPGSLAPQSAVQYRDSPVDGQQCSTCQFYIPDKNGDGSGACSIVEGTIAPEGYCTSYAPQRE comes from the coding sequence ATGACAGGCGACCCGAACCGGCTGCGGCGACGACTGCTCGCGGCGACCGCTGCGGCAGTGACGGCTGGACTCGCAGGCTGTGCGAGCGGCGGCGACAGACCCACGCGGACCACACCGACGCCGACGGTGCCCGAGGAGTACGTCACCGCCACCTCGCTGAACGGCCGAGCCAGAAGTCCGGGATCACTCGCCCCGCAGTCGGCGGTGCAGTATCGGGACAGCCCGGTCGACGGCCAGCAGTGTTCGACCTGCCAGTTCTACATCCCGGACAAGAACGGCGACGGCAGCGGCGCGTGCAGCATCGTGGAGGGGACTATCGCACCCGAGGGCTACTGTACGAGTTACGCCCCGCAGCGAGAGTGA
- the fer gene encoding ferredoxin Fer → MPTVEYLNYEVLDDNGWDLDDDDLFDKAAGAGLDEMDYGELDVNEGEYILEAAEAQGYDWPFSCRAGACANCAAIVKTGEIDMDMQQILSDEEVDEKNVRLTCIGSPAADELQIVYNAKHLDYLQNRVI, encoded by the coding sequence ATGCCCACGGTAGAATACCTCAACTACGAAGTGCTCGACGACAACGGGTGGGACCTCGACGACGACGATCTCTTCGACAAGGCGGCCGGCGCCGGCCTCGACGAGATGGACTACGGTGAACTCGACGTCAACGAGGGCGAGTACATCCTCGAAGCGGCCGAAGCGCAGGGCTACGACTGGCCCTTCTCGTGCCGCGCGGGTGCCTGTGCGAACTGCGCAGCCATCGTCAAGACGGGCGAGATCGACATGGACATGCAGCAGATCCTCTCCGACGAGGAGGTCGACGAGAAGAACGTTCGGCTGACCTGCATCGGTTCGCCCGCCGCAGACGAGCTTCAGATCGTCTACAACGCGAAGCACCTGGACTACCTCCAGAACCGCGTCATCTGA
- a CDS encoding A24 family peptidase, which produces MPTSLTTLASLPDLLRLLAVPVLGWAAYRDIQTRRVPNRTWLPLGVLGLILLAVDLWAVVPPTTFTDRLVLLRTAISLGFVAPLAYLFWRLGGFGGADAKALIVLAVLFPTFPTYFLPGVALPVVVPTLGVFSMTILTNTVVLGLAYPLGVALRNVLRRDFAPVMLLGHRSEVVDLSEAHGRLMETTEGYTRSGLDLDALRMYLRWRGTTLADLRADPENHRDPTSVGETYEPTDGAVNAASGGQPSEFGGPHAPAEVTADDPWAAERFLDEIEGSAYGTDAETLREGLAVVTDRELVWVSPGIPFVVPMFLGLVAALTYGDLLVGLLGSLGLL; this is translated from the coding sequence GTGCCGACCTCGTTGACGACTCTCGCCTCGCTCCCCGACCTCCTGCGACTCCTCGCGGTCCCGGTCCTCGGGTGGGCCGCCTACCGGGATATCCAGACGCGCCGAGTCCCGAACCGGACGTGGCTCCCGCTCGGCGTGCTCGGCCTCATCCTGCTGGCAGTCGATCTCTGGGCCGTCGTCCCGCCGACGACGTTCACCGACCGACTCGTTCTTCTGCGGACTGCGATCAGTCTCGGCTTCGTCGCGCCGCTCGCGTATCTGTTCTGGCGACTCGGTGGGTTCGGCGGGGCCGACGCGAAGGCGCTGATCGTCCTCGCCGTCCTCTTTCCGACGTTCCCGACCTACTTCCTGCCGGGGGTCGCGCTCCCGGTCGTCGTGCCGACGCTGGGGGTCTTCTCGATGACGATCCTGACGAACACGGTCGTTCTCGGACTGGCGTACCCGCTCGGTGTGGCGCTCCGGAACGTCCTGCGCCGAGATTTCGCGCCCGTCATGCTGTTGGGTCACCGCTCGGAGGTCGTCGACCTCTCGGAGGCACACGGCCGACTCATGGAGACGACCGAGGGGTACACGCGCTCCGGCCTCGATCTGGACGCGCTCCGGATGTACCTGCGCTGGCGCGGGACGACGCTCGCCGACCTCCGGGCCGACCCCGAGAACCACCGCGATCCGACGAGTGTCGGCGAGACGTACGAGCCGACCGACGGCGCGGTGAACGCCGCGTCCGGCGGACAGCCGAGCGAATTCGGCGGACCACACGCTCCGGCCGAGGTAACCGCCGACGACCCGTGGGCCGCCGAGCGCTTCTTAGACGAGATCGAGGGGTCGGCCTACGGCACCGACGCCGAGACGCTCCGCGAGGGACTGGCGGTCGTGACCGATCGGGAGTTGGTGTGGGTCTCGCCGGGGATCCCCTTCGTCGTCCCGATGTTTTTGGGGCTGGTGGCGGCGCTCACCTACGGCGACCTGCTCGTCGGTCTGCTGGGGTCGCTCGGCCTGTTGTGA
- the hisI gene encoding phosphoribosyl-AMP cyclohydrolase — MTETPALDFGDDGLVPAVAQDADSGEVLMLAYASREAVERTRETGLAHYYSRSRDELWQKGGSSGHTQAVSEIRVDCDGDALLYLVEQTGGACHTGYRSCFYRTIDGEAVGEQVFDPDDVYE; from the coding sequence ATGACGGAGACGCCCGCGCTGGACTTCGGCGACGACGGCCTGGTGCCCGCAGTCGCACAGGACGCCGACTCGGGGGAGGTGTTGATGCTCGCGTACGCTTCACGGGAGGCGGTCGAACGCACCCGCGAGACCGGGCTGGCACACTACTACTCCCGAAGTAGGGACGAACTCTGGCAGAAGGGTGGCTCCAGCGGCCACACCCAGGCCGTCTCGGAGATCCGGGTCGACTGTGACGGCGACGCCCTGCTCTACCTCGTCGAGCAGACCGGCGGCGCGTGTCACACCGGGTACCGGTCCTGTTTCTACCGGACCATCGACGGCGAGGCGGTCGGCGAACAGGTGTTCGATCCCGACGACGTGTACGAGTGA
- a CDS encoding DUF7118 family protein has protein sequence MSGGESTADLTDASGLVTAIREAHDRRRRIESEIEDHGEATVRQVADAYDRATDLLDRYEDSATGTGRENFKSYVEFQEAFLELTEDLPEDLPHRDAFETANDGFDKRRLSESDFERARELLSPVADVAGLLDRRTAAKTALRDARSDARRRQSKLSDRIEELEQLTALGDADLDAPVGELREPISNYDEAVREAFRTFRRESSARQVLAFVRDTGQFPLVDYRQPPNDLWEYVRSHAAGAESVPQLLEYAGYSQSKLDHYVDDPTALRTRVGTHRTYLERLDADPLTVGWPPPAADHLRYRLSELIAVVGRFAPESVVADLRSLRSLTDDTEWYARLRESALARTELGEDERERLASGQVAEELDACRTAHEELADALAEYETE, from the coding sequence ATGTCCGGGGGCGAATCGACAGCCGACCTCACGGACGCCTCGGGACTCGTGACCGCGATCCGGGAGGCACACGACCGCCGCCGGCGGATCGAGTCCGAGATCGAAGACCACGGGGAGGCGACGGTTCGGCAGGTCGCGGACGCCTACGACCGGGCGACCGACCTGCTCGACCGGTACGAGGACAGCGCCACCGGCACGGGCAGAGAGAACTTCAAATCCTACGTGGAGTTCCAGGAGGCGTTTCTCGAACTGACCGAGGACCTGCCCGAGGACCTGCCGCACCGCGACGCCTTCGAGACGGCCAACGACGGGTTCGACAAGCGCCGCCTCTCCGAATCTGACTTCGAGCGTGCTCGGGAGTTGCTGTCGCCTGTCGCGGACGTCGCGGGCCTGCTGGATCGCCGGACAGCGGCGAAGACGGCGCTCCGAGACGCCCGGTCGGACGCCCGCCGGCGGCAGTCGAAGCTGTCGGATCGGATCGAGGAACTGGAGCAGTTGACCGCGCTGGGTGACGCCGATCTGGACGCGCCGGTCGGGGAGTTGCGCGAACCGATCTCGAACTACGACGAGGCGGTCCGGGAGGCCTTCCGGACGTTCCGGCGGGAGTCGAGCGCCCGCCAGGTGCTGGCGTTCGTGCGCGACACCGGACAGTTCCCGCTGGTCGACTATCGCCAGCCACCGAACGATCTGTGGGAGTACGTCCGGTCGCACGCGGCGGGTGCAGAGTCGGTTCCGCAACTCCTGGAGTACGCGGGCTACTCGCAGTCGAAGTTAGATCACTACGTCGACGACCCGACCGCGCTCCGGACGCGGGTCGGCACCCACCGGACCTACCTCGAACGGCTGGACGCCGACCCGCTGACGGTCGGGTGGCCGCCACCGGCGGCAGACCACCTGCGGTACCGGCTCTCGGAACTGATCGCGGTCGTCGGTCGGTTCGCGCCGGAGTCGGTCGTCGCGGACCTGCGGAGTCTGCGGTCGCTGACCGACGATACCGAGTGGTACGCCAGACTCCGAGAGTCGGCGCTGGCCCGGACCGAGTTGGGCGAGGACGAGCGCGAGCGACTGGCGTCCGGGCAGGTCGCCGAGGAACTGGACGCGTGTCGGACAGCACACGAGGAACTCGCGGACGCGCTCGCCGAGTACGAGACCGAGTGA
- a CDS encoding cytochrome P450, whose amino-acid sequence MATDPSERPPGPDALPVVGNTHQFAGDPLDFYVETAREYGPVAYYEVGGEPFYQLSSPELIEELLVHRNQSFVKGDLFQASLGDVTGDGLLTNEGEFWRRQRHRIQPAFGPDRLAEYAPIMAEYTERTIEQWADGEVRNVHADMMQLTVEIAATALFDADVTEMEDEIADALEAVMDRGERRMKRPVDVPEWVPTPGNRRYRRSLDALERIADRIIADHEPGDGDVVSMLLAASEAHDEVDHQLIRDEVVTLLLAGHETTALALSYTLHLLATNPEQAEPLHAEADRVLDDRTPTHDDLDDLTYTEQVVEEGMRVRPPVQGFVREAAEPVELGGYRIPEGATVSVQQWVVHRDPRWYDDPEQFRPARWTDEMRSALPKFAYFPFGGGPRRCIGDRFAMQEARLALATMARDYSFEAVTEELSYSPSITLRPDGPVELRVHRR is encoded by the coding sequence ATGGCCACAGACCCCTCGGAGCGACCGCCCGGTCCCGACGCGCTCCCGGTCGTCGGCAACACCCACCAGTTCGCCGGCGACCCTCTCGACTTCTACGTCGAGACCGCCCGCGAGTACGGCCCGGTCGCGTACTACGAGGTCGGCGGCGAACCGTTCTACCAGTTGAGTTCGCCCGAGTTGATCGAGGAGTTGCTGGTCCACCGGAACCAGTCGTTCGTCAAAGGTGACCTGTTTCAGGCGTCGCTCGGCGACGTGACCGGCGACGGCCTGCTGACGAACGAAGGTGAGTTCTGGCGACGCCAGCGCCACCGTATCCAACCCGCCTTCGGCCCCGACAGACTGGCCGAGTACGCGCCGATCATGGCCGAGTACACCGAGCGAACCATCGAGCAGTGGGCGGACGGCGAGGTTCGGAACGTCCACGCGGACATGATGCAGTTGACCGTCGAGATCGCCGCGACGGCGCTGTTCGACGCCGACGTGACCGAGATGGAAGACGAGATCGCGGACGCGCTGGAAGCGGTCATGGATCGCGGCGAGCGCCGGATGAAGCGACCGGTGGACGTCCCGGAGTGGGTGCCGACACCCGGCAACCGGCGCTACCGGCGCTCACTGGACGCCCTGGAACGCATCGCCGACCGGATCATCGCGGACCACGAACCGGGCGACGGCGACGTGGTGTCGATGCTCCTCGCGGCGAGCGAGGCCCACGACGAGGTGGACCACCAACTGATCCGCGACGAGGTCGTCACGCTCCTGCTCGCCGGCCACGAGACGACCGCCCTCGCGTTGAGCTACACGCTCCACCTGCTGGCGACGAACCCCGAGCAGGCGGAGCCACTCCACGCCGAAGCCGACCGGGTCCTCGACGACCGAACGCCGACCCACGACGATCTGGACGATCTCACGTACACCGAACAGGTCGTCGAGGAAGGGATGCGCGTCCGGCCACCGGTGCAGGGGTTCGTCCGCGAGGCGGCCGAACCGGTCGAACTCGGCGGGTACCGGATTCCGGAGGGCGCGACCGTCTCGGTCCAGCAGTGGGTCGTCCACCGCGACCCCCGGTGGTACGACGACCCCGAGCAGTTCCGGCCTGCGCGCTGGACCGACGAGATGCGGTCGGCGCTACCGAAGTTCGCCTACTTCCCCTTCGGCGGCGGTCCCCGGCGCTGTATCGGCGACCGGTTCGCGATGCAGGAGGCGCGGCTGGCGCTGGCGACGATGGCCCGCGACTATTCGTTCGAGGCGGTCACGGAGGAGTTGTCGTACTCGCCGTCGATCACGCTTCGACCGGACGGCCCGGTCGAACTGCGTGTTCATCGTCGGTGA
- a CDS encoding thiolase family protein: MPTPVIAAAHRTPQGKDGGVFADTRSEDLSVTLIDHILDETGLTADHVDDLMWGVAQQRAEQDNNVARVIALLSELGEGTPATTINRWCASSMQSVISASDAIAAGNRDCIVAGGVENMSRVPMDGDSYQHLHSELSNRYNVFQLQMGMTAEKVAEEYEVSREAQDEYAVQSHERAAEATESGRFDDEIVPVETDDGLVETDEGIRYDTSFETLQKLSPAFTGDGSVTAGNSSQISDGASATLVTSKSFAEDHGLDILAEVGTNNVAGVDPTVMGIGPVPATRGLLDRAGTTIDDYDLVELNEAFASQCVYSRRELGIPEEQFNVNGGAIALGHPLGASGARLPVTLLHEMQKRDSDRGLATLCVGFGQGAAVEFVR, encoded by the coding sequence ATGCCAACACCAGTCATCGCGGCCGCACACCGCACCCCGCAAGGAAAAGACGGCGGCGTCTTCGCCGACACGCGCTCCGAGGACCTCTCCGTCACGCTCATCGACCACATCCTCGACGAGACCGGCCTCACGGCGGACCACGTCGACGACCTGATGTGGGGCGTCGCCCAGCAACGCGCCGAACAGGACAACAACGTCGCCCGCGTCATCGCCCTGCTCTCCGAACTCGGCGAGGGCACCCCGGCGACGACGATCAACCGCTGGTGTGCCTCCTCGATGCAGTCGGTCATCTCCGCGTCGGACGCCATCGCGGCGGGCAACCGCGACTGCATCGTCGCCGGCGGCGTGGAGAACATGTCCCGCGTCCCGATGGACGGCGACTCCTACCAGCACCTCCACTCGGAGCTGTCGAACCGCTACAACGTCTTCCAGCTCCAGATGGGGATGACCGCCGAGAAGGTCGCCGAGGAGTACGAGGTCTCCCGCGAGGCACAGGACGAGTACGCCGTCCAGAGCCACGAGCGCGCCGCCGAGGCCACCGAGTCCGGCCGCTTCGACGACGAGATCGTCCCGGTCGAGACCGACGACGGTCTCGTCGAGACCGACGAGGGCATCCGCTACGACACCAGCTTCGAGACGCTCCAGAAGCTCTCGCCGGCGTTCACCGGCGACGGATCGGTGACCGCGGGCAACTCCTCGCAAATCTCCGACGGCGCGTCCGCGACGCTCGTCACCTCCAAGTCCTTCGCGGAAGACCACGGTCTCGATATCCTCGCCGAGGTCGGCACGAACAACGTCGCCGGCGTCGATCCGACCGTGATGGGGATCGGTCCGGTCCCGGCCACGCGCGGCCTGCTGGACCGTGCCGGCACGACCATCGACGACTACGACCTCGTCGAACTGAACGAGGCGTTCGCGAGCCAGTGTGTCTACAGCCGACGCGAACTCGGCATCCCCGAGGAGCAGTTCAACGTCAACGGCGGCGCGATCGCACTCGGTCATCCGCTCGGTGCCTCCGGCGCACGCCTCCCCGTGACGCTGCTCCACGAGATGCAGAAGCGCGACTCGGATCGCGGCCTCGCCACGCTCTGTGTCGGCTTCGGGCAGGGTGCGGCCGTCGAGTTCGTCCGATAG
- a CDS encoding aminotransferase class I/II-fold pyridoxal phosphate-dependent enzyme, whose protein sequence is MDIAPFALERWFDEYEHDAEIMLAESGIRSLDASRFDLDPGELGYVIPTDGDPAFRERMAARYDRGSDEIAFTCGTQEANFLAFLALMGSDRSHAVVVTPTYQSLYAVPEAFGEVTQVSLSPPDWSLDPDAVADAIRPDTAVVVVVNPNNPTGRYHDEATMRAVYDHAADAGAYLLCDEVYRLLADDPLPPVASFGDWGISTASLTKAYGLAGLRFGWIVGSREVVADAVRWKDYTTISPSIFGQHLAKQATGRREETILRENRELAGVNREIVREFVDRHGLEWYDPVGVNGFVTVPEGFDDAEAFCREVVEQESVVLAPGTTFGFDGYFRIGFGVETDVLEEGLARVENVL, encoded by the coding sequence ATGGACATCGCCCCGTTCGCGCTCGAACGCTGGTTCGACGAGTACGAACACGACGCCGAGATCATGCTCGCCGAGAGCGGCATCCGGAGCCTCGACGCCTCCCGGTTCGACCTCGATCCCGGCGAACTGGGCTACGTCATCCCGACCGACGGCGACCCCGCGTTTCGGGAGCGGATGGCCGCCAGATACGACCGTGGTTCCGACGAGATCGCCTTCACCTGTGGCACGCAGGAGGCGAACTTCCTCGCCTTTCTCGCGCTCATGGGCAGCGACCGGTCGCACGCCGTGGTCGTCACGCCGACCTACCAGTCGCTGTACGCCGTGCCGGAGGCCTTCGGCGAGGTGACGCAGGTGTCGCTCTCGCCGCCGGACTGGTCGCTCGACCCCGACGCAGTGGCCGACGCGATTCGACCGGACACGGCGGTTGTGGTCGTCGTCAACCCGAACAACCCGACCGGCCGCTACCACGACGAGGCGACGATGCGGGCGGTCTACGACCACGCGGCCGACGCCGGAGCCTACCTGCTCTGTGACGAGGTGTACCGACTGCTGGCCGACGACCCCCTCCCGCCGGTCGCCTCCTTCGGCGACTGGGGCATCAGCACCGCGAGTCTGACGAAGGCCTACGGACTCGCGGGCCTGCGTTTCGGGTGGATCGTCGGCTCCCGCGAGGTGGTCGCGGACGCGGTGCGCTGGAAGGACTACACGACGATCTCACCGTCTATCTTCGGGCAGCATCTCGCCAAACAGGCCACCGGTCGGCGCGAGGAGACGATCCTGCGGGAGAACCGCGAGTTGGCCGGGGTGAACCGTGAGATCGTCCGCGAGTTCGTGGATCGGCACGGCTTGGAGTGGTACGATCCGGTCGGCGTGAACGGCTTCGTGACGGTGCCGGAGGGGTTCGACGACGCCGAGGCGTTCTGTCGAGAGGTCGTAGAGCAGGAGAGTGTCGTGCTGGCTCCCGGGACCACGTTCGGGTTCGATGGCTACTTCCGGATCGGCTTCGGCGTCGAAACGGACGTACTGGAGGAGGGGCTGGCGCGCGTCGAGAACGTGCTGTAA
- a CDS encoding universal stress protein yields the protein MPTNILVPIDGSPESSRALAFAVEEWPEAAVTLLHVIDPVEAGYGATGGIPSGAEQWYENAKGQADELFDRVGDDFGREFDTETEVGRPASTIVDFAEEGRFDHVVMGSHGRKGVSRILLGSVAESVVRNSPVPVTVVRNVLAEGEHAGGDPATPATDDSAASDSATADDSADGES from the coding sequence ATGCCCACCAACATCCTCGTCCCGATCGACGGGTCACCGGAGTCGAGTCGCGCGCTGGCGTTCGCAGTCGAAGAGTGGCCCGAAGCGGCCGTGACGCTCCTCCACGTCATCGATCCGGTAGAAGCGGGCTACGGCGCGACCGGCGGCATCCCCAGCGGCGCAGAACAGTGGTACGAGAACGCCAAGGGACAGGCAGACGAACTGTTCGACCGCGTCGGTGACGACTTCGGCCGCGAGTTCGACACCGAGACCGAGGTCGGCCGCCCGGCCTCGACCATCGTCGACTTCGCCGAGGAAGGTCGCTTCGACCACGTCGTGATGGGTAGTCACGGGCGAAAGGGCGTCTCGCGCATCCTGCTCGGCAGTGTCGCGGAGTCGGTCGTCCGCAACTCGCCGGTGCCGGTGACGGTCGTCCGAAACGTGCTGGCCGAGGGCGAACACGCGGGGGGCGACCCGGCGACGCCGGCGACCGACGACTCGGCTGCGAGCGACAGTGCCACGGCCGACGACTCGGCTGACGGCGAGTCGTAG
- a CDS encoding ATP-binding protein, protein MSDSELGDFDRFDGDGESTESSESVASRDGGSTDSDTTESGTDETEFSRRDIDTTTPSAGIGTVPAACGLKIAEEGEDTSLRATITDGNREGIRLGKYLLVPYPDGETLFTRITELEYVQEFHSDDTSVIHSRRQMARTYEDFEEADYKFMATLEPLSVLYEEGDELKRRMTDRVPKPGATVSEATDKGEIKTGLKIPEEGVFLGHLSVGGQKVQTGATPPTIDYRLKDDYTDGDPLVFRHTLVAGGTGSGKTHGSKNILRQYLADERAYTMDDGREVSPAVVMFDPQDEYAQMHDDNESLDREFARKLEGEGVAYGGHDDTVAFVPKVAGASYPGENHRAEQVRFSVPFSMVRSRPWLVAGASLNDNQYNALQLLLQRFFRQHGNSGTYDQFVGYIDDPALREELDESGRVHEATYDAVKRRVISSTFRNVFDQDAKSITEQIKQFVRPGGLTVVPTYHITDSRTTETVVLAVASLLIDEKLSNDPEFDRVKETPVVLGMDEAHNFLTDAESVQARKVITKFTEAAKQGRKERLGLFLITQDPQDIADAVFKQINSTVVLNLGDEDAIKSVNIPSNLERKVPYMEKGQMVVYSPDNSEPVELIGLSKCVTRHGD, encoded by the coding sequence ATGTCCGACTCAGAACTCGGTGACTTCGACCGGTTCGACGGCGACGGCGAGTCTACCGAGTCGAGCGAGTCGGTCGCGTCGCGTGACGGTGGATCGACCGACAGCGACACGACCGAATCCGGAACCGACGAGACCGAGTTCAGCCGACGCGACATCGACACCACGACACCCTCGGCCGGCATCGGCACCGTGCCGGCCGCCTGCGGCCTGAAGATCGCCGAAGAGGGCGAAGACACCAGTCTCAGAGCGACCATCACCGACGGGAACCGCGAGGGCATCCGCCTCGGCAAGTACCTCCTCGTCCCGTACCCCGACGGCGAGACGCTGTTCACCCGGATCACGGAACTGGAGTACGTCCAGGAGTTCCACTCCGACGACACCTCCGTCATCCACTCCCGGCGGCAGATGGCCCGCACCTACGAGGACTTCGAGGAGGCCGACTACAAGTTCATGGCCACGCTCGAACCACTCTCGGTGCTGTACGAGGAGGGCGACGAGTTGAAACGCCGGATGACCGACCGCGTCCCCAAGCCGGGCGCGACGGTCAGCGAGGCGACCGACAAGGGCGAGATCAAGACCGGGTTGAAGATTCCCGAGGAGGGCGTCTTCCTCGGGCACCTCTCGGTCGGGGGCCAGAAGGTCCAGACCGGCGCGACACCGCCGACGATCGACTACCGCCTGAAGGACGACTACACCGACGGCGACCCACTCGTCTTCCGGCACACGCTCGTCGCCGGGGGCACCGGTTCCGGGAAGACCCACGGGTCGAAGAACATCCTCCGGCAGTACCTCGCCGACGAGCGCGCGTACACGATGGACGACGGGCGAGAGGTGTCGCCCGCCGTGGTGATGTTCGATCCACAGGACGAGTACGCCCAGATGCACGACGACAACGAGAGTCTGGATCGGGAGTTCGCCCGCAAACTGGAGGGCGAGGGTGTCGCCTACGGCGGCCACGACGACACCGTGGCGTTCGTGCCGAAGGTCGCCGGGGCGTCGTACCCCGGCGAGAACCACCGCGCCGAGCAGGTTCGCTTCTCGGTGCCCTTCTCGATGGTTCGCTCCCGGCCGTGGCTCGTCGCGGGCGCGAGTCTCAACGACAACCAGTACAACGCCCTGCAACTGCTCCTCCAGCGGTTCTTCCGCCAGCACGGGAACTCGGGCACGTACGACCAGTTCGTCGGCTACATCGACGACCCGGCACTGCGCGAGGAGTTAGACGAGTCGGGTCGCGTCCACGAGGCGACCTACGACGCGGTGAAGCGCCGGGTCATCTCCTCGACGTTCCGCAACGTCTTCGATCAGGACGCGAAGTCGATCACCGAGCAGATCAAGCAGTTCGTCCGGCCCGGCGGCCTGACCGTGGTGCCGACCTACCACATCACCGACTCGCGGACGACCGAGACGGTGGTGCTGGCGGTCGCCAGCCTGCTGATCGACGAGAAACTGTCGAACGACCCCGAGTTCGACCGCGTGAAGGAGACGCCGGTCGTCCTCGGGATGGACGAGGCGCACAACTTCCTCACCGACGCCGAGAGCGTACAGGCCCGGAAGGTCATCACGAAGTTCACCGAGGCGGCGAAGCAAGGGAGAAAGGAGCGACTCGGACTCTTCCTCATCACGCAGGACCCGCAGGACATCGCCGACGCGGTGTTCAAGCAGATCAACAGCACCGTCGTCCTGAACCTCGGCGACGAGGACGCGATCAAGAGCGTCAACATCCCCTCGAACCTCGAACGGAAGGTGCCGTACATGGAGAAGGGCCAGATGGTCGTCTACTCGCCGGACAACTCCGAACCGGTCGAGTTGATCGGCCTCTCGAAGTGTGTGACGCGCCACGGCGACTGA
- a CDS encoding DUF7113 family protein: protein MRLVRGHGGGTALTGTIYERGEEPPSFKGAPDEHAPYVWVCDEFYEVESGGSVTEIDGKEVHVAFESPMPKGFETREQALDAAREHIRTQFARVGVPESEVTFEIIKTEPA, encoded by the coding sequence ATGCGATTAGTTCGGGGCCACGGCGGCGGGACGGCGCTGACCGGCACGATCTACGAGCGAGGTGAGGAGCCGCCGTCGTTCAAGGGCGCGCCGGACGAACACGCACCCTACGTCTGGGTGTGTGACGAGTTCTACGAGGTCGAGAGCGGTGGCTCCGTCACCGAGATCGACGGGAAGGAGGTTCACGTCGCCTTCGAGTCCCCGATGCCGAAAGGGTTCGAGACGCGCGAGCAGGCGCTGGACGCGGCGCGGGAACACATCCGGACCCAGTTCGCCCGCGTCGGCGTCCCCGAGTCCGAGGTGACGTTCGAGATTATCAAGACCGAACCGGCGTGA